One genomic region from Euzebya tangerina encodes:
- a CDS encoding glycosyltransferase family 4 protein, with amino-acid sequence MTTEQPHIAYLLKRFPRISETFVAAELIELRRQGARVSVYALAKPEEAFTHDFIDDLDVDVTYLTRRPLQQPLRTVRGTQELLRTQPRATVIAAGKATLPPSVTGWRRLGQAAQLARALRRDGVDHVHAHFASSAAKLAHLTWQLGGPSYSVTAHAKDIYHQDVDPRRLVEVLGQAAFVATVSRDNVEYLRGLLGSDARVTLVPNSVDLARLGTPARTPEPALVLAVARLVEKKGLDDLVAACGLLQDSGQPVALEIIGHGPLREDLAHAARRLGVAVTFRGALDNAEVMERMAHATVFALPCVVASTGDRDGLPTVVLEAMAAAVPVITTDVNGLSEAVLHGRTGWQVPQRDPAALASAIRTIVGDPPLAARLGAAGRDHVEANFCLRDSVALLRSAFSEATGTGGVRSHRDRALVGSSAPVVGP; translated from the coding sequence ATGACCACCGAGCAGCCCCACATCGCCTACTTGCTCAAGCGCTTCCCGCGCATCTCCGAGACGTTCGTCGCGGCCGAGCTGATCGAGCTTCGCCGACAAGGCGCCCGGGTCAGCGTGTACGCGCTGGCCAAGCCAGAGGAGGCGTTCACCCACGACTTCATCGACGACCTCGACGTCGACGTGACCTACCTGACCCGCCGTCCGCTGCAGCAGCCACTGCGAACCGTACGCGGGACCCAGGAGCTGCTGCGCACACAGCCCCGCGCGACGGTCATCGCAGCCGGTAAGGCCACCCTGCCGCCCAGCGTCACGGGCTGGCGCCGTCTGGGACAGGCCGCCCAGCTGGCGCGCGCCCTCCGTCGGGATGGCGTCGACCATGTGCACGCCCACTTCGCCTCATCCGCCGCCAAGCTCGCGCACCTGACCTGGCAGCTCGGTGGCCCGAGTTACAGCGTGACCGCCCACGCCAAGGACATCTACCACCAGGATGTCGACCCCCGTCGGCTGGTCGAGGTGCTCGGCCAGGCCGCCTTCGTGGCCACCGTCAGCCGAGACAACGTCGAGTACCTGCGGGGCCTCCTGGGGTCGGATGCACGGGTCACGCTCGTTCCGAACTCCGTCGACCTGGCCCGCCTGGGAACGCCTGCGCGCACGCCAGAGCCCGCACTGGTCCTCGCCGTCGCACGACTGGTCGAGAAGAAGGGACTGGACGACCTGGTCGCCGCCTGCGGCCTGTTGCAGGACAGCGGCCAGCCGGTTGCGTTAGAGATCATCGGGCACGGCCCGCTCCGTGAGGACCTCGCGCATGCCGCGAGGAGACTTGGCGTGGCTGTCACCTTTCGTGGCGCCCTCGACAACGCGGAGGTCATGGAGCGGATGGCTCATGCCACGGTGTTCGCGTTGCCGTGTGTGGTGGCGAGCACCGGTGATCGGGACGGCCTCCCAACGGTCGTCCTGGAAGCGATGGCGGCTGCCGTGCCCGTGATCACGACCGATGTCAACGGTCTGTCCGAGGCGGTCCTGCACGGCCGCACCGGCTGGCAGGTGCCCCAGCGCGACCCGGCTGCTCTCGCCTCGGCGATCAGGACGATCGTGGGGGACCCCCCCTTGGCAGCTCGACTGGGAGCTGCCGGCAGGGACCACGTCGAGGCCAACTTCTGCCTCCGCGACAGCGTCGCGTTGCTGCGGTCCGCGTTCTCCGAGGCCACCGGCACCGGCGGCGTCCGATCACATCGCGACCGTGCACTGGTGGGCTCGTCAGCGCCGGTGGTCGGCCCATGA
- a CDS encoding glycosyltransferase, which translates to MSALLMACLDPGIAWGGSKGASVHLEQLARAIAAEDTQVCVCVTRIADGAQTRAHNLEVLEIPGPQQGADLATRLDCEGDRAAWLAETAQARGVSAIYERLALHTTAASRAARHLGLPHLVEMNAPLREEASRFRTLERPEVADRAEQEVLRHAALVLPVSEPLVTYARSRGATAVELTPNAVNAAMFPRAARPDRADPTAIFVGALRPWHGPEVLAEAWRSLGADAPRLVVVGDGPGRHHLQSVGAELLGTVPHDDVPELLRQADLAVAPGPADMPTYFSPLKVFEYMAAGLPVVASDLPGTRQVLSERGVLVPAGDASALAAAVAALQADPDRRAQLGAAGRREVLSNHTWPHRARTVLAHVDGLAATPTASVELSA; encoded by the coding sequence ATGAGTGCGCTGCTGATGGCCTGCCTGGACCCGGGGATCGCGTGGGGTGGGTCGAAGGGCGCGTCGGTGCACCTGGAGCAACTGGCCCGCGCGATCGCCGCCGAGGACACCCAGGTCTGCGTCTGCGTCACCCGAATCGCCGATGGGGCGCAGACGAGGGCCCACAACCTGGAGGTCCTGGAGATTCCGGGTCCGCAGCAGGGGGCCGACCTCGCCACCCGCCTGGACTGCGAAGGCGACCGTGCCGCGTGGCTGGCCGAGACGGCACAGGCACGCGGCGTGTCCGCCATCTATGAACGTCTGGCGCTGCACACGACCGCGGCCAGCCGGGCCGCCCGACACCTCGGCCTGCCCCATCTGGTCGAGATGAACGCGCCGCTGCGGGAGGAGGCATCCCGCTTCCGGACCCTTGAGCGACCTGAGGTCGCCGACCGTGCCGAGCAGGAGGTCCTGCGCCACGCAGCGCTGGTCCTCCCCGTATCCGAACCACTCGTGACGTACGCCCGCAGTCGTGGCGCCACCGCGGTCGAGCTCACACCCAACGCCGTGAACGCGGCCATGTTCCCCCGCGCGGCACGACCGGACAGGGCGGACCCGACGGCGATCTTCGTCGGTGCCCTACGACCGTGGCACGGGCCGGAGGTCCTCGCCGAGGCCTGGCGGAGCCTGGGCGCAGATGCCCCCCGGTTGGTCGTCGTCGGGGACGGCCCCGGCCGCCATCATCTCCAGTCGGTCGGGGCAGAGCTCCTCGGCACGGTGCCGCACGACGACGTGCCGGAGCTGCTCCGTCAGGCCGACCTGGCCGTGGCACCGGGCCCGGCCGACATGCCGACGTACTTCTCACCACTGAAGGTGTTCGAGTACATGGCCGCCGGCCTGCCCGTCGTCGCCAGCGACCTGCCCGGCACACGTCAGGTGCTGTCCGAACGGGGCGTGCTCGTACCAGCCGGTGACGCCAGCGCGCTCGCGGCAGCCGTTGCCGCCCTGCAGGCGGATCCCGATCGTCGTGCTCAGCTCGGGGCCGCGGGTCGCCGGGAGGTGCTCAGCAACCACACCTGGCCGCACCGGGCGCGGACCGTGCTGGCTCACGTGGACGGTCTGGCGGCCACACCCACCGCCTCCGTGGAGCTGTCGGCATGA
- a CDS encoding ABC transporter transmembrane domain-containing protein: MSAVLRLLWPFTRGRRVAVASGVVGTLLVIAAELARPFPLKLVVDYLAGSPEQVDGALVSTAAGLMLAVAATGALGTYASETWMRQTAEHVVHDLRVAVYRHLQRLSLRYHSGRSTGDLVARITGDANAVGELVSESIVKVLGSVLLLVGMVTVSLLLDPILTLVAVAITPILAVASVRSRRIIKRQARQQRRAEGEIAAMSTEALGAIATVKSLGTEHAETSRLDSESRARRDAGVRGSVVEGRFGGLVGVLEAVGTGTVLAIGVIRVVSGALSPGDLVVMVSYVKRLYRPLRDLARQAGRISRALARAERISEVLAADDELTDPPRGHEGPRAAGAIALEGVSFAYPGRAPTLHDVTFDAPAGSTVAVVGTSGAGKSTLAALLARFHDPSEGIVRLDGRDVRDCRLSWVREQIGFVLQDSELFRGSVADNIAYGTEATRGEVIAAARAAGADEFVTALPAGYDTPLGPGGAGLSGGQRQRLAIARTLLRDPAIVILDEPTSGLDADSEHDVIAALEHLLEGRTTVMITHSMRLAARADRVIVLEQGRVVEDGQPGRLLAQCGRFRELAVAQEVVTPQAVPAPRDERLGQLDLLLDPEAVAERLRAVTPDVRQVRIRYVRYKPGTNVVVDYDVTGRGRDRRVVLMAAADRDLAKRAARPENRQLANRVAERAGVDQPLMHLPDDDVLVQWVPLDLWLPALALPLRELATRLDLPTPDVADDPVEILAYKPRRRAVLRRGDVVFKLYADQGDFRNAARALLASPLLPVPVAPPVGLNNDLRITAQRVVPGHRLDDPWPHLEQVGRTLARVHRATVRTTARRLDPLAGARASARTVGALVPELADRAIRLSDRLAASEPTGPGAWCHGDFHRGQVLLGPSGLTVLDTDESGIGDPAMDLATFAAHLHRGQEGLERTHAALDGLVSGYGRRPAGLDWHLAVALLRRSMSPFRSNPTPDWPDRVAVMLKVAEETAP; encoded by the coding sequence ATGAGCGCCGTGCTGCGACTCCTGTGGCCCTTCACCCGCGGACGGCGAGTTGCTGTCGCGAGTGGCGTCGTCGGGACGTTGCTCGTGATCGCCGCCGAGCTGGCCCGCCCGTTCCCACTCAAGCTGGTCGTCGACTACCTCGCAGGCTCGCCCGAGCAGGTCGATGGGGCACTGGTGTCGACCGCTGCCGGCCTGATGCTCGCAGTCGCCGCGACCGGTGCGCTCGGGACCTATGCCTCGGAGACGTGGATGCGCCAGACGGCAGAGCACGTCGTCCACGACCTCCGCGTCGCCGTCTACCGCCATCTCCAGCGGCTGTCCCTGCGCTACCACAGCGGCCGGTCGACCGGGGACCTGGTGGCCCGGATCACCGGTGATGCCAACGCCGTCGGAGAGTTGGTGAGCGAGTCGATCGTCAAGGTCCTCGGCTCCGTGCTGCTGCTGGTCGGCATGGTGACCGTCAGCCTGCTGCTCGATCCGATCCTGACCCTGGTGGCGGTGGCGATCACGCCCATCCTGGCCGTCGCGAGCGTCCGGTCACGCCGGATCATCAAGCGGCAGGCGCGACAGCAACGCCGAGCCGAAGGGGAGATCGCAGCAATGAGCACCGAGGCGCTGGGGGCGATCGCCACGGTGAAGTCACTGGGGACCGAACATGCGGAGACTTCTCGTCTCGACTCCGAGAGCCGTGCCCGGCGGGACGCCGGCGTGCGAGGCTCGGTCGTGGAGGGGCGCTTCGGTGGCCTGGTCGGCGTGCTCGAGGCCGTCGGCACCGGAACCGTTCTCGCCATCGGCGTCATCCGCGTGGTCTCCGGAGCACTGAGTCCCGGTGACCTGGTCGTGATGGTCTCCTACGTCAAGCGCCTCTACCGCCCGCTGCGAGACCTGGCCCGCCAGGCCGGCCGGATCAGCAGGGCCCTGGCCAGGGCCGAGCGGATCAGCGAGGTCCTGGCGGCCGACGACGAGTTGACCGACCCGCCACGGGGCCATGAGGGCCCGCGGGCCGCGGGTGCGATCGCGTTGGAGGGCGTCAGCTTCGCCTACCCCGGCCGGGCACCCACCCTCCACGACGTGACCTTCGACGCACCCGCCGGGTCCACGGTCGCTGTCGTGGGAACCTCCGGGGCCGGCAAGTCCACCCTGGCCGCCCTTCTTGCCCGCTTCCACGACCCCTCTGAGGGGATCGTCCGGCTGGACGGCCGCGACGTCCGGGACTGCCGACTCTCGTGGGTGCGTGAGCAGATCGGCTTCGTGCTCCAGGACAGCGAGCTCTTTCGCGGGAGCGTCGCTGACAACATTGCCTACGGGACCGAGGCCACCCGGGGCGAGGTCATCGCGGCCGCTCGCGCAGCCGGGGCCGACGAGTTCGTCACGGCCCTGCCCGCGGGGTATGACACCCCGCTCGGCCCCGGAGGTGCCGGACTCTCCGGCGGGCAGCGCCAACGCCTGGCCATCGCGCGCACGCTGCTGCGGGACCCGGCGATCGTGATCCTGGACGAGCCGACCAGTGGCCTCGATGCCGACAGCGAACACGATGTGATCGCCGCGCTCGAACACCTGCTCGAGGGTCGGACCACGGTGATGATCACCCACTCCATGCGGTTGGCAGCCCGTGCCGACCGCGTGATCGTCCTGGAGCAGGGCCGGGTCGTCGAGGACGGCCAGCCGGGCCGCCTGCTGGCCCAGTGCGGTCGGTTCCGCGAGCTGGCGGTCGCCCAGGAGGTCGTCACGCCGCAGGCCGTTCCTGCGCCGCGCGACGAGCGGCTGGGCCAACTCGACCTGCTGCTCGACCCGGAGGCCGTGGCCGAGCGTCTGCGGGCCGTGACACCGGACGTCCGCCAGGTGCGGATCCGCTACGTCAGGTACAAGCCGGGCACCAATGTGGTGGTGGACTACGACGTGACCGGCCGGGGTCGCGACCGGCGGGTGGTTCTCATGGCCGCCGCAGATCGTGACCTGGCCAAGCGCGCGGCACGGCCCGAGAACCGTCAGCTCGCCAACCGCGTGGCGGAACGAGCCGGTGTCGACCAGCCGCTGATGCACCTGCCCGATGACGACGTGTTGGTGCAGTGGGTACCGCTGGACCTCTGGTTGCCGGCCTTGGCGCTGCCCCTGCGGGAGCTTGCCACACGCCTGGACCTCCCCACCCCGGACGTGGCCGACGATCCAGTTGAGATCCTGGCTTACAAGCCGCGCAGACGTGCCGTGCTGCGCCGTGGCGATGTCGTCTTCAAGCTCTACGCCGATCAGGGCGACTTCCGCAACGCGGCGAGGGCGCTGCTCGCCAGTCCGCTGCTACCGGTTCCCGTGGCCCCACCAGTGGGGCTCAACAACGACCTCCGGATCACGGCTCAACGGGTTGTCCCGGGACACCGGCTGGATGACCCATGGCCACACCTGGAACAGGTCGGGCGGACGCTGGCCAGAGTGCACCGAGCGACTGTGCGGACCACCGCTCGCCGACTGGACCCGCTGGCCGGCGCGCGGGCCAGCGCCCGCACGGTCGGTGCCCTCGTGCCCGAACTGGCTGACCGGGCCATCCGGCTGTCGGACCGGCTCGCGGCCAGTGAGCCGACGGGACCGGGGGCGTGGTGCCACGGCGACTTCCACCGGGGCCAGGTGCTCCTGGGTCCCTCGGGACTGACGGTGCTCGACACCGACGAGAGCGGGATCGGCGATCCGGCAATGGACCTGGCGACGTTCGCGGCCCATCTGCATCGTGGTCAGGAGGGCCTGGAGCGAACCCACGCGGCGTTGGACGGGTTGGTGTCGGGTTACGGGCGCCGACCCGCTGGTCTGGACTGGCACCTCGCCGTGGCGCTGCTCCGTCGCAGCATGTCTCCCTTCCGCAGCAACCCGACGCCGGACTGGCCTGACCGCGTCGCAGTCATGCTGAAGGTCGCGGAGGAGACTGCACCGTGA
- a CDS encoding phosphotransferase has product MTVVPPSAPTSATPLAVPSVADVERVAAALLGGPVWTEVLKDKPGRRRTARVHGQAGSVIAKAYAGDRAARVAKRVGVLADGPDRPVVPQLRAVDADLGVVLLDDVVGAPLSTSLEAGDVAAVRRAAQALAGWHTAWAGRVVALQPHTVERERRALQRQAELAPTTLGAAALRAAEPGLQTPWPAPTVVHRDLYEEQILTGETTALIDLDDIALGPPELDVGNALGHLLLRDTRGGSTAVSEATGAFLHGYGLSGRLDPERLARCTRLTLCRLACVHRAPDLLDLARTVTPAAISQWRDLGRGA; this is encoded by the coding sequence GTGACGGTCGTGCCACCGAGCGCGCCGACCAGCGCGACACCGCTGGCCGTTCCGTCCGTGGCGGACGTGGAGCGCGTGGCTGCCGCCCTCCTGGGCGGGCCGGTGTGGACCGAGGTGCTCAAGGACAAGCCGGGTCGGCGTCGAACCGCACGGGTGCACGGCCAGGCCGGCAGCGTCATCGCCAAGGCCTATGCCGGTGACCGCGCCGCCCGGGTCGCAAAGAGGGTTGGTGTCCTGGCCGACGGTCCGGACCGTCCGGTGGTGCCGCAGCTTCGCGCAGTGGATGCCGATCTCGGCGTCGTCCTCCTCGACGACGTGGTCGGGGCGCCGCTGAGCACCTCGTTGGAGGCGGGCGACGTGGCAGCGGTTCGCCGGGCCGCCCAGGCGCTTGCGGGCTGGCACACGGCGTGGGCAGGACGGGTCGTGGCACTGCAGCCGCACACCGTTGAGCGAGAGCGACGGGCCCTGCAGCGGCAGGCCGAGCTGGCGCCGACGACGTTGGGCGCGGCGGCGTTGCGTGCTGCCGAGCCCGGCCTCCAGACGCCGTGGCCCGCCCCCACGGTGGTCCATCGCGATCTCTACGAGGAGCAGATCCTGACCGGTGAGACCACGGCGCTGATCGACCTCGACGACATCGCGCTCGGACCGCCGGAGCTCGACGTGGGCAACGCACTGGGCCACCTCCTCCTCCGCGATACTCGCGGCGGATCGACGGCGGTCAGCGAGGCCACGGGAGCCTTCCTGCACGGCTACGGACTCAGCGGACGCCTCGACCCCGAGCGACTGGCGCGGTGCACCCGCCTGACCCTGTGCCGCCTTGCGTGCGTGCACCGTGCTCCCGACCTACTGGACCTGGCGCGGACGGTGACGCCGGCGGCGATCAGTCAGTGGCGCGATCTCGGGCGAGGCGCGTAG
- a CDS encoding aldo/keto reductase yields the protein MRYRELAPGIDVSVVGFGNWTVTTGWWGEYTREESIRLHREAFDHGITFFDTADTYAEGYAEDVLGEALADVRDQVVIGTKFGYDITSDHQRVGQQERAHRTDVAYISQRLDESLKRLGVDEIDFYQLHNPRMEHLDADDLWGFLEEAKAAGKIRAYGIALGPKIGWYEEGAYAMRHRGAGAENVMPGDSGMAGMQMIFNLLEQSPGKELIEVAEETDHKLIVRVPHSSGMLEGNLTADHVFPKNDHRRHRPRSWLVEGVQKVARLDFLTHDMTLGQAALKWVLSHRTCVTTLPNIYSSKEIAEFAAAPDQRDLTTQELDRIAELYADNFGVVPQSTPDTDKVNGGLGA from the coding sequence ATGCGCTATCGCGAGCTCGCCCCTGGAATCGACGTCAGCGTCGTCGGCTTCGGCAACTGGACCGTCACGACCGGCTGGTGGGGTGAGTACACGCGGGAGGAGTCGATCCGCCTGCACCGCGAGGCCTTCGACCACGGGATCACGTTCTTCGACACCGCGGACACCTACGCCGAGGGGTACGCCGAGGACGTCCTGGGTGAAGCCCTGGCCGACGTCCGCGACCAGGTCGTCATCGGGACCAAGTTCGGCTACGACATCACCTCCGACCACCAGCGCGTCGGCCAGCAGGAGCGGGCGCACCGGACCGACGTGGCCTACATCTCCCAGCGTCTCGACGAGTCCCTCAAGCGCCTGGGCGTCGATGAGATCGACTTCTACCAGCTGCACAACCCGCGGATGGAGCACCTGGACGCCGACGACCTGTGGGGTTTCCTCGAGGAGGCGAAGGCTGCGGGGAAGATCCGCGCCTACGGCATCGCGCTCGGCCCCAAGATCGGCTGGTACGAGGAGGGGGCGTACGCCATGCGCCACCGCGGGGCCGGTGCCGAGAACGTCATGCCGGGCGACTCGGGGATGGCCGGGATGCAGATGATCTTCAACCTGCTGGAGCAATCGCCCGGCAAGGAGCTGATCGAGGTCGCCGAGGAGACCGATCACAAGCTCATCGTCCGGGTACCGCACTCCTCGGGGATGCTGGAGGGCAACCTCACCGCCGACCACGTGTTCCCCAAGAACGACCACCGCCGTCACCGCCCGCGATCCTGGCTGGTGGAAGGGGTCCAGAAGGTGGCCAGGCTCGACTTCCTGACCCACGACATGACCCTCGGCCAGGCGGCGCTGAAGTGGGTGCTGTCCCACCGGACCTGCGTGACCACCTTGCCGAACATCTACTCGTCCAAGGAGATAGCGGAGTTCGCCGCCGCACCCGACCAGCGCGACCTGACGACCCAGGAACTCGACCGGATCGCCGAGCTGTACGCCGACAACTTCGGTGTGGTCCCGCAGTCAACGCCCGACACCGACAAGGTCAACGGCGGACTGGGCGCATAG
- a CDS encoding nuclear transport factor 2 family protein: MSDQSHDRDTASPDPRVAVDAHVSALNHGTIADVLDTFAPEAVFTSDGGTARGRAQLASLFEGVTGADRPTTIIRRAVPGRAVEGRVTTLTCRLTRRFTVQDAHGNVAGAHDVEVDAVFEVRRNKITRITVGSPLE, from the coding sequence ATGTCCGACCAATCGCATGACCGCGACACCGCCTCCCCCGATCCCAGGGTCGCAGTCGACGCGCACGTCTCCGCGCTCAACCACGGCACCATCGCCGACGTTCTGGACACCTTCGCGCCGGAGGCCGTCTTCACCTCCGACGGGGGGACGGCCAGGGGTCGGGCCCAACTGGCCTCCCTCTTCGAGGGGGTGACCGGGGCCGACCGCCCCACGACCATCATCCGGCGGGCCGTCCCCGGCCGTGCGGTTGAGGGGCGGGTCACCACGCTCACCTGTCGCCTGACGCGCCGCTTCACGGTCCAGGATGCCCACGGCAACGTGGCCGGCGCCCACGACGTCGAGGTCGACGCCGTCTTCGAGGTCAGACGCAACAAGATCACCCGGATCACGGTCGGATCGCCCCTGGAATGA
- a CDS encoding AIM24 family protein, with the protein MTAEWRPDPEGQYEYRWWDGQNWTDQVAHQGQVGVAPMGRGGAGSGGGQPGVEQAGGQPAGGQDGGSAEPQAAVVDQVGGQPQQQSAQAYGGGRGGAFQGITGDLVDGRYGEREAQPIANQNAKLLRVRVGQPFMARQGSMVAYQGNVDFAFEGGGASKFIKKALTGEGLPLMKVQGQGDVFLADLAYDVHLLQMNNAGLSVSGKNVLAFSTSLDWNIERVKGASIAAGGLFNTTLRGTGWVAITTDGPPVVLNAAEAPTFADTNAVVAWSANLQTTIKSSFKAAALIGRGSGEAFQVAFQGQGFVIIQPSEGFTFNTTG; encoded by the coding sequence ATGACGGCTGAGTGGCGACCGGACCCCGAGGGTCAGTACGAGTACCGCTGGTGGGACGGTCAGAACTGGACCGACCAGGTGGCCCACCAGGGACAGGTCGGCGTCGCACCGATGGGGCGGGGTGGCGCGGGCTCCGGCGGCGGGCAGCCGGGTGTCGAGCAGGCCGGCGGTCAGCCAGCGGGTGGTCAGGACGGCGGCTCGGCGGAGCCCCAGGCCGCGGTCGTCGACCAGGTCGGCGGCCAGCCACAGCAGCAGTCGGCTCAGGCGTACGGCGGTGGGCGGGGCGGTGCGTTCCAGGGCATCACCGGTGACCTCGTCGACGGACGCTACGGGGAGCGGGAAGCCCAGCCGATCGCCAACCAGAACGCCAAGCTGCTGCGGGTCCGGGTCGGCCAGCCGTTCATGGCCCGGCAGGGATCCATGGTGGCCTATCAGGGCAACGTCGACTTCGCCTTCGAGGGCGGCGGCGCCAGCAAGTTCATCAAGAAGGCCCTGACGGGCGAAGGGCTCCCGCTGATGAAGGTCCAGGGACAGGGCGACGTCTTCCTGGCCGATCTGGCCTACGACGTCCACCTGCTGCAGATGAACAACGCGGGCCTGTCGGTGAGCGGCAAGAACGTGCTGGCCTTCTCGACCTCCCTCGACTGGAACATCGAGCGCGTCAAGGGCGCGAGCATCGCGGCTGGTGGGCTGTTCAACACCACCCTGCGCGGCACCGGCTGGGTGGCGATCACCACGGACGGTCCACCGGTGGTCCTCAACGCGGCGGAGGCGCCGACCTTCGCCGACACCAACGCGGTCGTGGCGTGGTCAGCCAACCTGCAGACCACGATCAAGTCCAGCTTCAAGGCGGCGGCGCTGATCGGTCGAGGGTCGGGGGAGGCGTTCCAGGTCGCCTTCCAGGGTCAGGGCTTCGTGATCATCCAGCCGTCGGAGGGCTTCACCTTCAACACCACGGGCTGA
- the cobA gene encoding uroporphyrinogen-III C-methyltransferase yields MADPVRAATSTAAAAVLADLGGEPAAAGTVYLVGGGPGALGLVTARAATLLSTATFVAYDRLSPPEALAVCRDDAELVYVGKLPDRHALAQDEIDELLVDKAAEGHAVVRFKGGDPFVFGRGSEEAQRCVAAGIPFEVVPGITSAIAAPAYAGIPVTHRGISPAFAVITGHEDPTKPETQVDYPALAAFPGTLIFLMGVGRIGRIAQALMDAGRSGDTPVSMVRWGTTTRQEQLDGTLADIAAQVSETGFSSPAVTVVGEVAGLAAELSWFADRPLLGRSVLVPRTRSQASQLSRRLRALGADPVEAPTIAIQPTADPRALVEQVEWMRSGRFSWVAFTSANGVRAVLEVIADRGGDSRWFASTKIACVGSGTAAALEAVGLRADLVPETFTTRGLGEALGAVAAAEAHPVFLPRADIASDTLVAVLTAAGVALVEAEAYKTVPAEGLDPDVVTRLREGTFDAIALGSSSTARNLIDLLGELPHPDIAVISVGPVTSAACRDLGLTITAEADPHDMAGLAAAVVQALR; encoded by the coding sequence GTGGCTGATCCGGTTCGCGCTGCGACGTCGACGGCGGCAGCTGCGGTGCTGGCGGACCTGGGCGGAGAGCCCGCTGCCGCCGGGACGGTGTACCTCGTCGGTGGCGGGCCGGGGGCGCTCGGGCTGGTCACTGCGCGGGCGGCCACGTTGCTGTCGACCGCCACGTTCGTCGCCTATGACCGCCTCTCACCGCCGGAAGCCCTGGCGGTCTGTCGCGACGACGCCGAACTGGTCTACGTCGGCAAGCTGCCGGACCGGCACGCGCTGGCCCAGGACGAGATCGACGAGCTGCTGGTCGACAAGGCCGCCGAGGGCCACGCCGTCGTTCGCTTCAAGGGCGGTGACCCGTTCGTCTTCGGTCGTGGGTCGGAGGAGGCGCAGCGGTGCGTCGCCGCGGGGATCCCCTTCGAGGTCGTGCCCGGCATCACCTCCGCCATCGCCGCCCCGGCCTACGCCGGGATCCCGGTCACCCATCGCGGCATCTCCCCGGCCTTCGCGGTGATCACCGGCCACGAGGACCCGACCAAGCCCGAGACGCAGGTCGACTACCCGGCGCTCGCGGCTTTCCCCGGAACGCTCATCTTCCTCATGGGCGTCGGCCGGATCGGGCGGATCGCGCAGGCGTTGATGGACGCAGGCCGGTCCGGCGACACACCGGTGAGCATGGTCCGCTGGGGGACCACCACCCGACAGGAGCAGCTGGACGGCACGCTGGCCGACATCGCCGCACAGGTGTCCGAGACCGGGTTCTCCTCCCCAGCCGTCACAGTTGTGGGTGAGGTGGCAGGCCTGGCCGCCGAGCTCTCGTGGTTCGCCGACCGTCCGCTGCTCGGCCGGTCGGTCCTGGTCCCACGGACCCGCAGCCAGGCCAGCCAGCTGTCGCGACGACTCCGGGCGCTGGGCGCGGACCCGGTCGAAGCCCCGACGATCGCGATCCAGCCGACCGCCGACCCACGTGCGCTGGTCGAGCAGGTCGAGTGGATGCGGTCCGGCCGGTTCTCCTGGGTGGCGTTCACCTCGGCCAACGGTGTCCGGGCCGTGCTGGAGGTCATCGCTGACCGTGGCGGGGACTCGCGCTGGTTCGCCTCGACCAAGATCGCCTGCGTGGGCTCGGGGACAGCCGCCGCACTGGAGGCGGTCGGCCTGCGGGCGGACCTGGTGCCTGAGACCTTCACCACGCGGGGTCTGGGCGAGGCGCTCGGGGCGGTCGCCGCGGCAGAGGCTCATCCGGTCTTCCTGCCACGGGCGGACATCGCCAGCGACACGCTGGTGGCGGTCCTGACGGCTGCCGGTGTGGCCCTGGTCGAGGCGGAGGCCTACAAGACCGTCCCTGCCGAGGGCTTGGATCCAGACGTGGTGACCCGGCTGCGGGAGGGAACGTTCGACGCCATCGCGCTCGGGTCATCCTCCACCGCCCGCAATCTGATCGACCTGCTGGGCGAGTTGCCGCACCCCGACATCGCGGTCATCTCGGTCGGGCCGGTGACGTCCGCAGCCTGCCGGGACCTGGGGCTGACGATCACCGCCGAGGCGGACCCGCATGACATGGCTGGTCTTGCGGCGGCCGTGGTGCAGGCGCTTCGCTGA